A window of Cohnella herbarum contains these coding sequences:
- the hepT gene encoding heptaprenyl diphosphate synthase component II has product MKIMQLYAAMKSDLQSIEDQMVQTVTSDLPILSETSLHLLKAGGKRIRPVFVLLSGKFGDYSIDTLKKVAVPLELIHMASLVHDDVIDDADTRRGQLTVKSKWDNRIAMYTGDYIYAKALIVVSDLAKPRIHQILSGAMVQMCIGEMEQIRDFFNVEQSVRNYLRRIRRKTALLIAISCQLGAMATDAPARTSHALYRFGYNVGMAYQIIDDLLDLRGTEKAIGKPPGSDLRQGNITLPVLFALEDDSLKPQLLKEIYSIRDGEGPANSAPAVKLVRSSRGIKPAEDLADRYIEKALKALESLPDIPAKRNLADIARFVAKRSY; this is encoded by the coding sequence ATGAAAATCATGCAACTCTACGCAGCTATGAAATCGGATTTGCAATCGATAGAAGACCAAATGGTTCAAACGGTTACCTCCGATCTGCCTATACTAAGCGAAACGTCGTTGCATTTGCTTAAGGCGGGAGGTAAAAGGATTAGACCTGTTTTCGTGCTTCTATCGGGCAAGTTCGGCGATTACTCGATCGATACGCTCAAAAAAGTAGCGGTGCCCTTGGAACTCATTCATATGGCATCGCTCGTTCACGACGATGTCATCGATGATGCGGATACCCGCCGCGGGCAATTGACCGTTAAGTCGAAATGGGACAATCGAATCGCGATGTACACGGGCGATTATATTTACGCGAAAGCTCTTATTGTCGTTTCGGATCTGGCAAAACCGAGAATCCATCAGATCTTATCCGGTGCGATGGTGCAAATGTGCATCGGAGAGATGGAGCAGATTCGCGATTTCTTTAACGTGGAGCAAAGCGTTCGCAATTATTTGCGCAGGATCAGGCGGAAAACCGCCTTGCTCATCGCGATAAGCTGCCAACTCGGAGCGATGGCGACGGATGCGCCTGCCCGCACGAGTCATGCTTTATACCGCTTCGGCTACAACGTGGGAATGGCTTATCAGATTATAGACGACCTTCTCGATCTTAGAGGTACCGAGAAAGCGATCGGCAAACCCCCGGGAAGCGATCTGCGTCAAGGGAATATCACTTTGCCCGTTCTGTTCGCGTTAGAGGATGATTCCCTTAAACCTCAGCTTCTAAAGGAAATTTATTCGATCAGGGACGGCGAGGGGCCTGCGAACTCCGCTCCCGCCGTTAAGCTGGTGCGTTCGAGTCGCGGCATTAAGCCGGCAGAGGACCTGGCGGATCGTTACATAGAGAAAGCGCTCAAAGCCCTGGAATCGCTGCCGGATATTCCGGCGAAGAGAAATTTGGCCGATATCGCTCGATTCGTGGCGAAACGAAGTTATTAA
- a CDS encoding ABC transporter permease, translating into MKKHLLPFTFKYGALVFIGLVILFFSIRNEYFFTYSNLTDILRSISIVTFVAIGVTISLTVDGFDLSVGSTVSLSTVLTATMMVWFEMPLIVVLIVPIAVGALVGLLNALLIVKIRIPDLLATLAVMYIVNGIHKTYTKGYSIYNNMPMPDGSTAPGVMSKSFLWIGQGKLLGVPFPVVLMLLAVIAAHVFFKYTRWGRQMIMTGGNEEAARLSGLKVKRVRTLAYVASGIFASIGGILFASRIGSGQVDAGTPMLMEAVAAVFVGYSVFAAGRPNIIGTFFGAILMGVLVNGLTMMNVQYYTNDIIKGAVLVLALAVTFIHLNRRKA; encoded by the coding sequence GTGAAAAAACATCTTCTGCCGTTTACATTCAAATACGGCGCGCTTGTGTTCATCGGATTGGTCATCTTATTTTTCTCGATCAGGAACGAGTACTTCTTCACCTACAGCAACTTAACCGACATCCTACGTTCGATCTCCATCGTTACTTTCGTCGCGATCGGAGTCACGATATCGTTAACGGTCGACGGTTTCGATCTTTCCGTCGGTTCGACGGTGTCCTTATCAACCGTGCTAACGGCTACGATGATGGTATGGTTCGAGATGCCGCTTATCGTCGTATTAATCGTTCCGATCGCGGTCGGGGCGCTGGTCGGTCTGCTTAATGCTTTGTTGATCGTGAAGATCCGTATTCCGGACTTGTTGGCTACGCTAGCCGTTATGTACATCGTCAACGGGATTCATAAGACGTATACGAAGGGTTATTCGATCTACAATAATATGCCGATGCCGGACGGGTCGACCGCTCCGGGAGTGATGAGCAAATCGTTTCTCTGGATCGGTCAAGGCAAGCTATTAGGCGTTCCTTTCCCAGTCGTGCTGATGCTGCTGGCGGTCATCGCCGCTCACGTATTCTTCAAATATACGCGTTGGGGCAGGCAGATGATCATGACTGGAGGCAACGAAGAGGCGGCTAGGCTGTCAGGTCTTAAGGTTAAGCGCGTACGAACGCTCGCTTACGTCGCTTCGGGTATTTTCGCATCCATCGGCGGTATATTGTTCGCTTCGCGTATCGGATCCGGACAAGTCGATGCGGGTACTCCGATGCTCATGGAAGCCGTCGCGGCCGTATTCGTCGGTTATTCGGTTTTCGCGGCAGGACGTCCTAACATTATCGGGACCTTTTTCGGCGCTATCCTAATGGGCGTCCTCGTGAATGGATTAACGATGATGAATGTTCAATATTATACGAACGATATTATTAAAGGAGCGGTGCTCGTTCTTGCGCTTGCCGTCACCTTTATCCATCTTAATCGCAGAAAAGCTTGA
- the spoIVA gene encoding stage IV sporulation protein A: MEKVDIFKDIAERTGGDIYLGVVGAVRTGKSTFIKRFMETVVLPNIAHEADRVRAIDELPQSAAGRTIMTTEPKFVPNNAVQLKVAEGLEVNVRLVDCVGYTVEGAKGFEDEGGPRMITTPWFEDPIPFQEAAEIGTRKVIQEHSTLGVVVTTDGTIAEIPRSSYIDAEERVVNELKEVGKPFVLIVNSARPKSEEAQSLRNELAAKYDIPVMAVSAATMGEEEVIGVLREVLYEFPVHEVNVNLPSWVMVLSEGHWLRTSYENSVRETVKDIRRLRDVERVVAQFMEYDFVARAGLSGMNMGQGVAEIDLYAPDELYDKILMEVVGTEIRGKDHLLQLMQEFSHAKREYDRFAEALEMVKTTGYGIAAPSLAEMVLDEPELIRQGARFGVRLKATAPSIHMIRVDVESEFAPIIGTEKQSEELVRYLMQDFEKDPIKIWESDIFGRSLHSIVREGIQGKIAMMPDNARYKLQETLGRIINEGSGGLIAIIL; encoded by the coding sequence GTGGAAAAAGTGGACATTTTCAAAGATATCGCCGAACGCACCGGCGGTGATATCTACCTCGGGGTCGTGGGTGCCGTCCGTACGGGCAAATCGACCTTTATCAAGCGGTTTATGGAAACCGTTGTACTGCCTAATATCGCTCATGAAGCGGATCGGGTGCGGGCGATCGATGAACTGCCTCAGAGCGCGGCGGGTCGCACGATCATGACGACCGAGCCTAAGTTCGTGCCGAACAACGCGGTACAGCTTAAAGTGGCCGAAGGTCTGGAAGTTAACGTTCGCCTCGTGGATTGCGTCGGATATACGGTCGAAGGAGCAAAAGGCTTTGAGGACGAAGGCGGACCGCGCATGATCACGACGCCTTGGTTCGAGGATCCGATTCCGTTCCAGGAAGCGGCCGAGATCGGTACGCGCAAAGTCATTCAAGAGCACTCCACGCTTGGGGTCGTCGTAACGACGGACGGCACGATCGCGGAAATTCCGCGCAGTTCGTATATCGATGCGGAAGAAAGAGTCGTTAACGAGTTAAAAGAAGTCGGCAAACCTTTCGTGTTAATCGTAAACTCCGCGCGGCCCAAGAGCGAAGAAGCGCAATCCCTTCGCAATGAGCTAGCCGCTAAATACGATATTCCCGTTATGGCGGTAAGCGCTGCAACGATGGGAGAAGAAGAAGTCATCGGCGTGCTTCGCGAAGTGCTGTACGAGTTCCCGGTACATGAAGTCAACGTTAACCTGCCTAGCTGGGTCATGGTACTTAGCGAAGGTCATTGGCTTCGCACGAGCTATGAGAACTCCGTACGCGAAACCGTCAAAGACATCCGCCGTTTACGCGATGTCGAGCGGGTCGTCGCGCAATTCATGGAATACGATTTCGTAGCTCGCGCCGGACTTAGCGGCATGAACATGGGGCAAGGCGTCGCGGAGATCGATCTGTATGCGCCCGACGAGTTGTACGATAAAATCCTTATGGAAGTGGTCGGAACCGAGATCCGCGGCAAGGATCATCTTCTCCAGCTCATGCAAGAGTTCTCCCACGCGAAACGCGAGTACGATCGGTTCGCGGAAGCGCTCGAGATGGTGAAGACGACCGGATACGGAATCGCTGCGCCTTCGCTCGCGGAGATGGTTCTCGACGAGCCGGAGTTGATCCGTCAAGGCGCACGCTTCGGAGTCAGGCTGAAGGCGACGGCTCCATCGATCCATATGATTCGCGTCGACGTAGAGTCCGAATTCGCTCCGATTATCGGAACCGAGAAACAGAGCGAGGAACTTGTCCGGTATTTGATGCAGGATTTCGAGAAGGATCCGATCAAAATCTGGGAATCCGATATTTTCGGACGCTCGCTTCACTCGATCGTAAGGGAAGGCATTCAGGGCAAAATCGCGATGATGCCGGACAATGCCCGTTACAAATTGCAGGAAACGCTCGGACGTATTATCAACGAAGGTTCTGGCGGTTTGATCGCTATCATCCTTTAA
- a CDS encoding heptaprenyl diphosphate synthase component 1 has protein sequence MNRVRISQMANKYMNHEMISLHTELPEFPDGRISLLYSVLSHQPNAVSHKELLSIVTSLVQMGLDTHDSVENALEPSDSGMRGMRAQQLKVLAGDYFSSRFYHLLSQAGQIETMRHLSEAICSINRIKMSFYGKVKQMKLNAEEYLHYGAEIKSGLFLSFTGIMSGLYERVWPELVERFSRCEVLLQELRKVEKKSSLEGSWGVWHILQEGTEEDRRLLEDRKEDYSLLLTMLHKYDVADKLGSLLRQSTSQLQALLQKLQSDKLMRELQPLIEPFLQATGQQRATVLKELG, from the coding sequence ATGAATAGAGTTCGGATTTCCCAGATGGCGAACAAGTATATGAACCATGAAATGATTAGCCTGCATACGGAATTGCCAGAGTTTCCGGATGGCAGGATTTCTTTGCTATACTCGGTGTTGAGCCATCAGCCGAATGCGGTTTCGCATAAGGAGTTGTTGTCGATCGTCACCTCGCTCGTTCAAATGGGGCTAGATACCCACGATTCGGTCGAGAACGCGCTTGAACCTTCCGATAGCGGAATGCGGGGGATGCGCGCTCAGCAGTTAAAGGTTCTTGCGGGCGATTATTTCAGCAGTCGCTTCTACCACTTGTTATCGCAAGCCGGACAAATCGAGACGATGCGTCATCTTAGCGAAGCGATATGCAGCATTAACCGGATTAAGATGAGCTTCTACGGAAAAGTAAAGCAAATGAAATTGAACGCGGAAGAATATCTCCATTACGGCGCAGAGATTAAGTCTGGGCTTTTCCTCTCGTTTACGGGGATTATGAGCGGGTTATATGAACGGGTTTGGCCGGAGCTCGTCGAGCGCTTCAGCCGCTGCGAAGTTTTGCTGCAGGAGCTTCGCAAAGTGGAGAAAAAGTCATCGCTGGAAGGAAGCTGGGGCGTATGGCACATCCTTCAAGAGGGTACCGAGGAGGATCGCCGCCTGCTCGAGGATCGCAAGGAAGACTATAGCTTGTTACTGACGATGTTACACAAATACGACGTTGCGGATAAGTTAGGAAGTTTGCTGCGCCAATCGACGAGTCAACTGCAAGCCTTGCTTCAGAAACTCCAATCGGACAAGTTGATGCGCGAACTTCAGCCTTTGATCGAGCCATTCCTGCAGGCGACTGGACAGCAACGGGCTACTGTGTTGAAGGAGCTGGGATAA
- a CDS encoding demethylmenaquinone methyltransferase produces MDAESKQKHVHEVFESIAPKYDMMNDIISFRRHKAWRRFTMRKMEVQPGQTSLDLCCGTCDWTIALARASGKGKTVGLDFSRNMLDVGQAKVNKLGLGGQISLIQGNAMDLPFEDNSFDYVTIGFGLRNIPDIVKTLKEMKRVVKPGGKIFCLEMSKPTWQPFKAIFYFYFEKLLPLLGKWFAKRQDQYRWLPESLKTFPDLQELAELFRTVGMRNVKAYPLSGGVGALHIGTKGNEGA; encoded by the coding sequence ATGGACGCAGAATCCAAACAGAAGCACGTACACGAGGTGTTCGAGAGCATCGCGCCCAAGTACGACATGATGAATGATATTATAAGTTTCAGAAGGCATAAGGCATGGCGTCGGTTCACGATGCGCAAGATGGAAGTTCAGCCAGGCCAAACTTCGCTTGATCTTTGTTGCGGTACGTGCGATTGGACAATAGCCCTTGCAAGGGCTAGCGGTAAAGGAAAAACCGTCGGTCTTGATTTCAGTCGCAACATGCTGGACGTCGGACAAGCGAAGGTCAATAAGCTGGGTCTGGGCGGGCAAATATCGCTCATTCAAGGCAATGCGATGGATCTTCCGTTCGAGGACAATTCATTCGATTACGTTACGATCGGATTCGGTCTCAGGAATATACCGGATATCGTCAAAACGCTTAAAGAAATGAAAAGGGTAGTCAAGCCTGGCGGTAAAATTTTCTGTTTGGAAATGTCCAAACCGACTTGGCAGCCCTTCAAAGCTATTTTTTATTTTTATTTCGAGAAGCTTCTGCCGTTGCTAGGTAAATGGTTCGCGAAAAGACAAGATCAATATCGATGGCTACCGGAGTCCTTAAAGACTTTCCCTGATTTGCAGGAGCTTGCAGAACTATTTCGCACGGTCGGAATGCGCAACGTGAAGGCTTATCCGTTATCTGGCGGGGTCGGGGCGCTGCACATCGGAACGAAGGGAAATGAAGGCGCATGA
- a CDS encoding UbiX family flavin prenyltransferase → MVTEQRLSGQDQGPTRWVVGITGASGAIYGITLCRQLLQSGLHVHLVISDAGWRVLKEELGWDASHRLDGLNQHFENAVSEGRMTYHPLNDIGASIASGSFRCEGMVIIPCSMGSLSAIANGSSNNLLTRAADVMLKEGRPLLIVPRETPLHAIHLENMLKLARLGVRMIPAMPAFYNGPQTLEDIVNFLVGKVMDSMGIEHNLYKRWGQPNE, encoded by the coding sequence ATGGTAACGGAACAACGTTTATCAGGCCAAGACCAAGGGCCTACAAGATGGGTTGTCGGTATTACCGGCGCTAGCGGTGCCATCTACGGAATTACGCTCTGCCGCCAATTGCTTCAATCGGGTTTACATGTGCATCTAGTCATCTCCGACGCGGGTTGGAGGGTGTTGAAGGAAGAGCTGGGCTGGGATGCTTCCCATCGGTTGGACGGTTTGAATCAACATTTCGAAAATGCGGTTTCGGAAGGGCGGATGACTTATCATCCGCTTAACGACATTGGCGCCAGTATCGCAAGCGGCTCATTCCGATGCGAAGGCATGGTCATTATCCCATGCTCTATGGGTTCTCTATCCGCCATTGCCAACGGGTCGTCGAATAATTTGCTGACTCGGGCGGCGGACGTCATGCTGAAGGAAGGCCGGCCATTGCTGATCGTTCCAAGGGAAACGCCGCTGCATGCGATCCATTTGGAAAACATGCTCAAACTAGCCCGCCTAGGAGTACGGATGATTCCGGCAATGCCTGCGTTCTATAACGGACCACAGACTTTGGAGGATATCGTAAACTTCTTGGTCGGCAAAGTTATGGATAGCATGGGCATTGAACATAATCTATATAAAAGATGGGGACAACCCAATGAATAA
- a CDS encoding sugar ABC transporter ATP-binding protein produces the protein MTTIRKHSELNMKGISKAFAGVSALKNVDFNVRSGEIHALLGANGAGKSTLMKILSGAYEADAGNVEVEDGTYVFRSPSDSKQAGIHCVYQEVDTSLVPHLSVSENIFLDQLATSKGKAWLKWGSLHEEAAAVLNQIGLKLSPKALIRDLTLSEKQLVLIARLLAEKAKYVILDEPTAPLSLEEADKLFEIMQGLKNAGIGVIFISHRLPEVFQICDRITVMRDGERVLTERKEDIDMAGVVKAMLGRSFEEEFPKLPAEIGEPVLTAQGLRSGQRVRGVNLEVRRGEIVAIVGLVGAGKTELSRALFGADLLDGGTVSVAGQTARLGTPADAVRSGIALIPEERRKEGILVRESVLHNLSLPILKSISRLGFLSGKSERGFANSQIADLGIKTSSVSQLTAYLSGGNQQKVAIGKWLGTQAEVFLFDEPTKGVDVGAKSDIFRIIGKLAQQGKGILYLTCEFAEALGLADRILVMCDGIIVKSFNRGEATQEDLLYYASAGREELA, from the coding sequence ATGACAACGATTCGTAAACACTCCGAATTGAACATGAAAGGCATTTCGAAAGCTTTCGCCGGCGTTTCGGCCCTGAAGAACGTCGATTTCAACGTAAGAAGCGGCGAGATCCATGCTTTGTTAGGGGCGAACGGCGCAGGTAAAAGCACGTTGATGAAAATATTGTCCGGCGCTTACGAGGCGGACGCAGGAAATGTTGAAGTAGAGGATGGGACTTACGTCTTCCGGTCCCCTTCCGATTCCAAGCAAGCGGGCATTCATTGCGTCTATCAAGAGGTGGACACGTCTCTCGTTCCGCATTTAAGCGTTTCCGAGAACATCTTTCTTGATCAGCTTGCGACTTCGAAGGGGAAAGCTTGGTTGAAGTGGGGGAGCCTTCATGAGGAGGCCGCGGCCGTTCTTAACCAAATCGGATTAAAACTGTCTCCTAAAGCGTTGATTAGGGATCTCACTTTGTCGGAGAAGCAGTTGGTGCTCATCGCGAGGTTGCTTGCGGAGAAAGCCAAATACGTCATTCTTGACGAACCGACGGCTCCGTTAAGTCTGGAAGAGGCGGATAAGCTGTTCGAAATTATGCAAGGTTTGAAGAATGCAGGTATCGGAGTCATCTTTATCTCGCATAGATTGCCGGAAGTATTTCAAATCTGCGACCGGATTACGGTTATGCGAGACGGAGAACGGGTATTGACCGAACGCAAAGAGGACATCGATATGGCCGGAGTCGTTAAGGCGATGCTCGGAAGAAGTTTTGAGGAGGAGTTTCCGAAGCTTCCCGCCGAGATCGGAGAACCCGTGCTAACGGCGCAAGGCTTACGTTCCGGACAACGCGTGCGAGGAGTTAATCTAGAGGTGAGGCGCGGTGAAATCGTGGCCATCGTCGGCTTGGTCGGCGCCGGTAAGACGGAATTGTCCCGCGCTCTCTTCGGAGCCGATCTACTCGACGGGGGAACGGTAAGCGTAGCGGGTCAAACGGCGCGGCTCGGCACGCCGGCGGATGCGGTGCGATCCGGGATCGCATTAATTCCGGAAGAACGACGCAAGGAAGGCATTCTCGTAAGGGAGTCCGTTCTGCACAATCTAAGCTTGCCGATTCTTAAGTCGATTAGCCGGCTCGGGTTCCTGTCCGGAAAATCGGAGCGGGGGTTTGCAAACTCGCAGATTGCGGATTTGGGAATCAAGACGTCTTCCGTATCGCAGCTCACCGCTTACTTAAGCGGAGGGAATCAACAGAAAGTCGCGATCGGCAAATGGCTCGGCACGCAAGCGGAAGTATTTCTCTTCGACGAGCCTACGAAGGGCGTGGACGTCGGGGCTAAGAGCGATATTTTCCGCATTATCGGAAAGCTGGCGCAGCAAGGCAAAGGGATCTTGTACTTAACTTGCGAATTCGCCGAAGCGCTTGGTTTGGCGGACCGGATTCTGGTCATGTGCGACGGCATTATCGTAAAATCATTCAACCGCGGTGAAGCAACGCAAGAGGATCTGTTGTACTACGCCAGCGCGGGTCGGGAGGAATTAGCGTGA
- the mtrB gene encoding trp RNA-binding attenuation protein MtrB, with protein MDSEQQEYIVIKAKDSGVQVIGLTRGQDTKFHHTEKLDKGEVLIVQFTDHTSAMKIRGKATILTKHGSIDTDV; from the coding sequence ATGGACTCGGAACAGCAAGAATATATCGTGATTAAAGCCAAAGACAGCGGAGTACAGGTCATCGGGTTAACCCGGGGACAAGATACGAAGTTTCACCATACGGAGAAGCTGGATAAGGGCGAGGTGCTTATCGTTCAATTCACGGACCATACCTCGGCGATGAAAATCAGGGGCAAAGCGACGATTCTGACGAAACACGGATCGATCGATACGGACGTTTAG
- a CDS encoding HU family DNA-binding protein, producing MNKTELITKVAELADLSKKDATQAVDAVFDVISEALQNGDKVQLVGFGNFEVRERSARKGRNPQTGVEIEIPAGKIPAFKPGKALKDGIK from the coding sequence ATGAACAAAACCGAATTGATCACCAAAGTGGCCGAGTTGGCCGATCTATCCAAGAAAGATGCGACTCAAGCGGTTGACGCCGTTTTCGACGTCATCTCCGAAGCTCTGCAGAACGGAGATAAAGTACAATTAGTAGGGTTTGGTAACTTTGAGGTTCGCGAACGTTCCGCTCGTAAAGGGCGCAACCCGCAAACCGGTGTGGAAATCGAAATTCCGGCCGGGAAAATCCCCGCATTCAAGCCGGGTAAGGCGCTTAAAGACGGCATTAAATAG
- a CDS encoding UbiA-like polyprenyltransferase: MIAKLRVFLEMIKFEHTLFALPFAFVGAILGAVTVEKRLPEWSECGWILLAMVGARTAAMGLNRVIDKSIDARNPRTAMRAIPAGLLKSKDVLIYIVISLVLLFWAASQLNSLAVKLLPLSVFFLVFYSYTKRFTWACHLILGLTIGLAPLGGWIAVTGSVSWTAIILYITVALWTAGFDTIYACQDMEFDREEGLHSIPARFGIARALGIARLFHALTAAGFALLLVITDLSWWYFAGMIVAAALLLYEHRLVKPNDLSKLNAAFFTMNGVLSAVIFVFTFIDLVVVKSW; encoded by the coding sequence ATGATTGCCAAGCTTCGCGTTTTTCTTGAAATGATTAAGTTCGAGCACACTTTATTTGCTTTGCCTTTTGCTTTCGTAGGCGCGATATTAGGCGCGGTAACCGTTGAGAAACGACTACCGGAGTGGAGCGAATGCGGGTGGATATTACTCGCGATGGTCGGAGCTCGCACGGCCGCGATGGGGTTAAACCGCGTCATCGATAAGTCGATCGACGCCCGGAATCCAAGAACGGCAATGAGGGCCATACCGGCCGGCTTGCTGAAATCGAAAGACGTCTTGATTTATATCGTTATTTCGTTAGTTTTATTGTTCTGGGCCGCGTCGCAGTTGAATAGCTTAGCGGTCAAGTTACTGCCGCTTTCCGTATTTTTCCTAGTTTTCTACTCGTATACCAAAAGATTTACTTGGGCTTGCCATCTTATCTTAGGTTTAACGATCGGCTTGGCTCCTTTAGGCGGTTGGATTGCGGTTACGGGAAGCGTGTCATGGACGGCTATCATTCTTTATATTACCGTTGCGTTATGGACTGCCGGTTTTGATACCATCTACGCGTGCCAGGATATGGAATTCGATCGCGAGGAAGGTTTGCATTCCATCCCGGCCAGATTCGGTATAGCCCGCGCTCTAGGCATCGCTCGGTTGTTTCATGCGCTTACGGCTGCAGGCTTTGCCTTGCTGCTCGTAATAACGGATCTAAGCTGGTGGTATTTCGCCGGAATGATCGTCGCGGCAGCCTTGCTCTTATACGAGCATAGGCTCGTGAAGCCGAACGATTTAAGCAAGTTGAACGCTGCCTTCTTTACGATGAACGGCGTGCTTAGCGCTGTAATTTTCGTATTTACGTTCATCGATCTGGTGGTGGTAAAATCATGGTAA
- a CDS encoding menaquinone biosynthetic enzyme MqnA/MqnD family protein — protein MNNGIDRPIKLGRISYTNAWPVFHHFDPDALQYRTEVHSDMPATLNRKLRAGEIDIAAVSSYAYGISSESYYLLPQLSVSSFGRVQSILLFLKSPLEKVIHGKIALTTTSATSVNLLKIIMEKFYGGKPIYEDAEPSLEKMLENADAALLIGDHAIRASWSNHGYRVLDLGEVWNLWTGQWMTYAVWAVHKDTARRYPEAIRGIYEGLLESKSMSARDMNPIIAKAMSQIGGTSEYWHNYFRNLCHDFGTEQKAGLQLYFRYARELGLMTNEIELLELPDSRVIDNLPNRR, from the coding sequence ATGAATAATGGAATCGATCGGCCGATTAAGCTCGGTCGAATTTCTTATACGAACGCCTGGCCTGTATTTCATCATTTCGATCCGGATGCTCTCCAGTACCGAACGGAGGTGCATTCCGACATGCCTGCTACCCTCAACCGTAAGCTGAGAGCAGGAGAAATCGATATAGCGGCCGTTTCTTCATACGCTTATGGGATATCGTCGGAATCTTACTATTTGTTGCCTCAACTGTCCGTAAGCTCCTTCGGAAGAGTCCAATCGATCTTGCTTTTCTTGAAATCTCCGCTGGAGAAAGTGATTCATGGCAAGATTGCTCTTACGACGACTTCCGCGACTTCCGTTAACCTGCTTAAGATCATCATGGAGAAATTTTATGGAGGCAAGCCGATTTACGAGGATGCGGAGCCCTCGCTGGAGAAGATGCTCGAAAATGCCGACGCGGCGTTGCTCATAGGAGACCATGCGATTCGAGCTTCGTGGAGTAATCATGGTTATCGAGTGCTGGATCTAGGCGAAGTATGGAACCTATGGACCGGTCAGTGGATGACGTACGCGGTTTGGGCCGTTCATAAGGATACGGCTCGTCGTTATCCGGAAGCGATACGAGGGATCTACGAAGGGCTGCTTGAGAGCAAAAGCATGTCCGCTCGCGACATGAATCCGATCATTGCGAAAGCAATGAGTCAAATCGGCGGAACGTCGGAATATTGGCACAATTACTTCCGTAACTTATGCCATGATTTCGGAACGGAACAGAAAGCCGGACTTCAGCTTTATTTCCGGTATGCAAGAGAGCTTGGATTAATGACGAACGAGATCGAGCTCTTGGAACTGCCTGATTCACGCGTTATTGATAACCTACCGAACCGCAGGTGA
- a CDS encoding sugar ABC transporter substrate-binding protein — MTQRKFKSTWLALALVLVLVLAACGNKEENNAGSSASASETPSASASASAEPSESASSVEALKGKKIALVMRFNTGTFSAQYVDGVKKQVAKFGGEVTVLSSDNDLAKLAANLDSAVNQKFDGILIDHGDAAALTNGVNNAKAAGIPIVAFDSGLQAFEGVTNLAQNDQQLAEFTLEKLAEEAGGKGNIVKVWVAGFPPMESRQISYKAFIEKYPDIKEIAAFGDASNPQLDTQNKLEAVLKQYPNKGDITAVWAAWDEFAKGAANAIKQAGRDEIKVYGIDLSDEDLKMIQDPTNPWVASAAVDPTSIGTVQVRYLYQKLNGDTTDAVVQLEPVFVHRDSLPKDKVITTAELSQYVDGWGSSELGNTDYLKELEASVGAK; from the coding sequence ATGACACAAAGGAAATTCAAAAGCACTTGGCTTGCATTGGCACTCGTATTGGTACTGGTGCTGGCAGCTTGCGGCAATAAGGAAGAGAACAATGCCGGTAGTTCGGCATCCGCATCGGAGACACCGTCCGCTTCGGCATCCGCATCCGCGGAGCCTTCGGAAAGCGCTTCTTCGGTGGAAGCATTGAAAGGTAAGAAAATCGCGCTCGTTATGCGTTTCAACACAGGTACGTTTTCCGCTCAGTACGTTGACGGAGTAAAGAAACAAGTCGCTAAATTCGGCGGAGAAGTTACGGTATTGTCTTCCGATAACGACCTTGCTAAATTGGCCGCTAACTTGGATTCCGCGGTTAACCAGAAGTTCGACGGAATTCTAATCGACCATGGCGATGCTGCGGCGCTGACGAACGGCGTGAACAACGCGAAAGCGGCCGGCATTCCGATCGTAGCGTTCGATTCCGGATTGCAAGCTTTCGAAGGCGTAACGAACCTCGCCCAGAACGACCAACAGCTTGCCGAGTTTACGCTTGAGAAGCTGGCTGAAGAAGCGGGCGGCAAAGGGAATATCGTTAAAGTATGGGTAGCCGGTTTCCCTCCAATGGAAAGCCGTCAAATTTCGTACAAAGCGTTCATCGAGAAATACCCGGATATTAAAGAAATCGCCGCTTTCGGCGATGCTAGCAATCCGCAGCTCGATACGCAAAATAAACTGGAAGCCGTATTGAAACAATACCCGAACAAAGGCGATATTACGGCGGTTTGGGCAGCTTGGGATGAATTCGCGAAAGGTGCGGCTAACGCCATTAAACAAGCCGGACGCGATGAAATCAAAGTATACGGAATCGACCTTAGCGACGAGGATTTGAAAATGATTCAAGATCCGACTAACCCATGGGTTGCATCGGCTGCGGTTGATCCGACTTCCATTGGTACCGTTCAAGTGAGATACTTGTACCAGAAATTAAACGGCGACACGACGGATGCCGTCGTACAGCTTGAGCCGGTATTCGTACACCGCGACTCTCTTCCGAAGGATAAAGTGATTACGACCGCGGAGCTTTCCCAATATGTTGATGGTTGGGGCAGCAGCGAACTCGGAAACACGGATTACCTGAAAGAATTGGAAGCTTCCGTTGGCGCCAAATAA